The nucleotide window GGGCCTGCTGGCCTGGCTCTTGTCTTCTCGGTACACAGTACAATAAAGCTGCTCCTCGGTCTGAGTCAGTGTCCATACTTGATCTGCCAGCACGCCGCTCCAGTGCCCAGGGCTTTGCTCCCTCCACCTGAGACCCAGCAGACAATTCTAGCACTCAGTTACCCATCTTGGGCTCTTTAAGGTCCCTACTGTCTTACACATGTTCCACCCAAAAACCGATTTGTtagttataaagtaaaaatagttAGTATGTTTTCGACGGACGGtgatggagcatgcctttaatcccagcactcggaaggcagaggcaggaggatctctgtgagttcgggtccagcctggtctacaagagctagttccagggcaggctccaaaagctacagagaaaccctgtctcgaaaaataaaaaaaaaaagagtttgttttaataataataataataaaactactggggactgaacctagagCCCTGTGCATGAAAATCAAGCATTcatcactgagctgcatccctcaGCTTCCCTACTGACTTTTACTGCTCCTCATAGCCCTGCACGCTCACTACATCTGCTTCACTCAGGAGATAACAAGCTCTCCACCAGTGCTGATTCTCCAAAGTGCGCTCTCCCTCACCCATCACTCCCAACATTCTTACTCTCATCATTCTTTGCATTCCCGGTGGGCGGCATGGAGGGGTCAGCGTCCCAGGGAAGGGTCCGCCCAAGCGCAGACACTCACCGGAAGGACTGTCCAGAAGCTAAAACCAGGTCCAGTCGCAGCTCGGAGCGTGGACACGGGACAGAGGCCCAGAGGCCCGGGCTGGAGATTAGGGTGCGATGCCTCATGCTGCCAGGCAGACAAGAGCCGAATAACATTCGGACAGCAGCCTCCCGCACATCACGGCCCGGCTACTCAGAACCCGACCTTCCCGAGCCCTAAGGCCTCGCTCGCAAGTGACCACGGCCCCTCAGGGGGTAGCACCTTGGGTTCTAGACTCTGGATCTGGTGGAAGGCGGGTCCCCGTTTGAGTCTCCCTCTCCTAGTAGGCCGGCCTCCTGCAGGAAACCAAAGTCCTACCCTGCCCACTCTGCAGGCCTTTGGAGCAAGCCCCGCCTCTTCCTCCTGACGTGGCCCCGCCCCCAAAGCCTCCcggctcctgcctcctcctcctccggcGCGTCCGTAAGAGTTTTGGAAAGCCGCGTCAGTGAGGCTCTTCCGGGTCCCAGTTTACTGTCACCGGAAGTAGATCCTACCCCTGGCTTATTTGATTCTAGAGGTAGCCAATCCGAGGAGAAAGTGAGAGGCGCCAATGAGAACtcgggtgtggctcagtgggcgGGCCTGTCTGAGGCGCCTTAGCGGTTGGTTTGCCAGCCTCGCTGTGGGCGATTAGTCTCCGGCGGCCGGACTCTGCCATCTCAGGGCTTTCGGTGTGATCTCAGGGCCTGCGACTTCTCGGGCTGGCCCGCTCTGGAGTCACATCTTTGCAGGGCGTGGTGGTACACTCACGTcgtcccagcactaggtaggcagaagcaggctggagGATGGCCGCACGTTCGAAGCTGAAGTAGGCTGGGCTACCTggcgagactctgtctcaagaaacaaaccacAAGAACCTACCTCATCCTCCCCTGCTCAAGCCTTTCGCCAACGAGCCTCTTCTCTTCAGAGGCAGTGTGAGTTAATCTCAGAGCATCCTCTTGTTAGCGCCGTCCCCCTCCATCTCCTGCCGTGCGCTCCAAATGTGccatccctgccttcctcccaggcTTCAGAGGCCAGTCTTGGCTCTAGCCACGCACTTCAATCAGGGCACATTCCTTAAGTATACCCAATCTGCCCTCACGCCGCGTGCAATAGGGCCTGTGTATGGGCTTTCTTCGGGGTTCACTGAGTCCCAGTACCAATATGTGGCTCTCAGGCAGCCTAACGGACCAATTCAACTACCAGCACGTCACCTTGACCCAAAAATGACTATATCACTTATAATTTTCTCGAAGATATTAAAAAATGCTGGAGGCTAGGAGGCATGAACTTGAGACATTAGCCTGACACACGAGGACATTTTCCACTTAACAGAAATTTTTGGTGTTTGTACCTAAATTATTGGACTACAGATTCGAGGGCAAGGTCTGCTGCTGATTTATCTTTGTGTCCTATATACACCAAAGCACAGCACACCCGCTAGAGCACATTCAGCatcaacattaaataaatgggaattTTTGTCTCAGTTCATTCCTAAGTAGCTGTAAGGCCTGGGGCAGCCACATCTTACTTTGGTAACCCCAACTATAGGCATGTCACCTTCCAGGTGCCTGGCACTTAGAAGGCATTCCTTCCCACAAGTGTTTGAATGTGTATGAACAGTCTTGTACAGCCCTACTGTTTCCAATTATGGTCTCAAGTGTAGTGTTTGAAGCACTTAAGCTATGGTCCTAATAAAGGACTTGAAGGAATCCACAAAGGGAATCAGCAATGGACTCTGGGGAAGAGCCAGCTTTCCAGAGAAATGATCTTGAGTTTAAATCCTAGCTCTGCAACTTCTTAGTTGTAAGAACTTTAGCAAGTTAGTTCATTTTTCTAAACCTCAGCATCTGAGATAACCAACCTGCTATTAACCCACCCCATAATTACTGTGAAGATTACACAACAGTGTACCTACAGTTACTTAATATGGgcctgtcactgtggaggtaaCTGGCCTATTATTAATTAGCCCACCCCATAGTTACTGCAGGGATTAGAAACAATTTATGTATTTGTAGGTATTTAAGTCAGTGCCTGACACTCAGGGCATAGGAAATATACTTTCAGTTTTGTtgtagaaacttttaaaaaacaggtTCTTGTTATGTTATTTTGCCCAGGCTTGAACTcatgataatcctcctgcctcagcacctgAAATCCAGTGATTAcaggactgtgctgtgctgtctTATGATTAGCACACACAGTAGTCAGCTCAAGTACATCCCAACCATGAGGCACAGATCTCTTCCTCTGAATCCTTCTGCCATGGTAGAAGGcaagaaaaaagaattctaagtagactttattttctaagaatcaatatattttcttcctttgaaataaatataaaccaGTTTGAAAGGTAGGGAGGATTCtatggggaaaaagaaaggacataGAGACAagctccattctttttttttctttttctctttttttagtaCCAAATGACTCTGGCGCGACCCGGAAACGCAGTTACAAATGAGAATAATTTAAATTCTCCGATAATTACAGTATTTACAGCAGCAGGGGAGGGGTCACCTAGTGCCCCTCTTCTAGGCTAGACAGACATCAGTCCCACTGCTAGGCTGGGATAATGCTGGCTTACCTTACCACCTGCAAGGGCCTCAGGCCTCTAGGCAGTTATGAATTCCCCTGGCAAAGCAGGTAGGGGTGGTGGTATGGCCTGTTTTATGCAGTATTCTAACCGTCTCCCACCACCCTGACCCACAACACCATGAGGTCTTGAGCTCTTTTTGACCTGTGGGATCTCTCCTCTCCTTGCACTGAGTGGCCATGGGCCCTTGGAGTGTTTTGTACAGTCCAGCTGCACTCAGGGCAGGAGGGACCTCCCCTACCCAACTTCCCCTGAGACTGGCCCCAAGACCAGGAATGAATCAGTGCAGAGGGCGGCATCACTCCAGGACAGTgagcaaagggaaggagagaggtcaCAGAGCACTGTAGCTGGGCTCTGACGGTATCAGTCACTATCGCTGGTCTCGCTGCTCTGCTCACCCTGCACCTTGCTGCGGTGCTGCAGAGCCCTGTGGTAGGCGATCTGCACTGACTTGCGGATGTTGGACTTGCGGCCCTCCAGCATCTTCTCTTTGTCTAGATCCTGGTTCACACCCAGAGGAACGAGTTTAGTCCTGGGCAGCCATTGCCTGTCAGACAAGGAGAAGATGAGATAAGGCATGGATTTCAGGGGGAACAAGTACTAGCTCTTCCACACTCTATGCATTTAGAAATGCCTGATTCTCAGCATCTCTGCTCTCAAAGGACTGTGTAGTGTATTGAAAAGAATAGCCCAATCAACAGTTATAGTAGGGGGAATAACTGACACGGGAGAAACCTGAAGTAATAAAACTGATGCTACAAAGGATACTAAAAGACTTGCTTAGGAAATATTAAGTTACACAAAGTAGAAGTTAGCTAAGGGAGTTAGTTCTGCCTCCAATATGACTGACTGGAAGGTGAGTAGTGGACTAACCAGACATTGTTAGAAACTGTaggaaagctgggtggtggtggcgcacacctttaatcccagcactcggaagaggcaggcggatctctgtgagttcaaggccaggctggtctagaaagcaagttccaggacaggatccctggctaccgagaaaccctctctcagagGGAAACTCTTATACCATTATGGCAGTCTAGAGTTGCTGAGAAAATGTTTCTGGTAATGTTGGTTCCTCAAGATTAATCTCCATTTCCAGAACAAAATGAGGCAACAATGATGCAAAACCAGCCATTAGGCCCATTCCCATATCAAAGAACATTCCTCTAAGGGGCATCGTAAGGTGGCAGTTCAAGTGACAGCCACCATTAATGTCTGGTCTGCCATTAAGTGAACCTGTTATCAGGAAAAGCATAATTCTGCCAAGTAGGCAAGATGACTCTGGGTTGGAACTATCCAGAAAAGAACAACATTGGTGTACTTAAATAATTATGGTAATTTTTTGTTGTATAAATCTCCCATTTGCCCAAGTGGCCAGACTTGTAGTCTCCTacctctttttaaattgttgaaaGTGTAACCTGGGTGGGGTCATGACTTGGAAGAGATTTAAGGATAACAGTGTATGTGGAATGTTATAAATCTAAAGCCTATTTAAGCTGGTAAAATATTCTGTTTGAAGCTGGTTCCCTTTTGTGCATGAGCCAGAACCAGTTGCATGCTATTGTTAAAGAgattttcctttattcatttcttaagtgTGAGGAGTGATTTCTCACTGGGAAGACATATTAATTCTACAGTGTATAATTCTACAGGGCACTTTATGGGTGCAAAAAGTCTCAAGAGGTATCCTGTCCCAGCTGTTTCAGGGAGACTATCTGCAGGCAATTAACAAGAATTTGACGAgagatttaaaatggaaaattttgtttttgtcttttgagacatgttttctctctgtagccctggctatcctggaactcactctgtagactaggctggcctcgaactcagagatctgcctgcctctgccttctgagtataaAGCCAAAATGTTTATGTGTGCTTTTCCCCCATCTTGTTACTATAAAGTGGGAACAATAAGTCTAGAAGTCATCTGAGCATGAGCAGGGAGCCACCCTAACTTGGCCAGTCACTGATGGTCCTTTAGTTTCTAGTTACAGCTTGTTTGCCAGCTACTGCCCACTCAGCCCATCAGGCTCAGGACAAACACACCCTTTTGCTTAGAGCTATTCTAAGCGTGCCCCCTGCCCAATACTTTTAATAATCTGTTGCTGAGTCTCTTGACAATCTGCCCCCACATCACAGATGGTTGTATTTATATCTGTGGCTTTAAGTCACACCAAATGCACCCGTTTCCTTACCAGGTTCGTTTGTTGTCAAAGAAGAGAACGAGGTAGAGATGCTCTCGGGCTTCCTGTGTCATCTGTTCCCCAAGTTTTAGAACCTCCAATGGTGGTACAGGGATGGGAACCCCATGATGGAACATACCTTCTCGGGGCATCTTTGGATCAATGATCTGAGAGTATAATACAAGCCCAGTTTGGTTTAGGTCACTTCCTCCCCAAAGCTAGCACTACCTAAGAATTTGAAGAATATGTTACTGGGGCCGCAGTGTTGACCTTGCTGTATTATTTCAGATCCTGGGGGCAAGAGAAAAGATGGGGAGAGATGGAAAACTGACTGGGATCTCTCTGGGGTACTCAGGCTACATCTGTCTAACAGTCAACCTGCTAAGGAGCCCTGTGCTCTGTAAGTTGGCAGGGAAAGGGCAAGGCTACACTTTATGATTCCAAGTCCTAGGGGTGGAAAGCAGGGGTAAGGACAAGAGAAACCATAGGCCTACCAGAGCTGGATATGATGGATAACCTCGGCACTTGGCCCACACAAGGTCCAGAGCATCCAATGGGGAGTCCTCGTCCTCTGACAGCCAGCCAGCTCCACGACCCAGACTCTTTCTTACCACTTCACAGgaatgggagagaggaggtggatcAGCAGCTGGGGGGCTGGCAAGGCCTTGAAactgggtccccagcacccctgaCTTTGGGTGAGGGTACTTACTGCTGTGGCCCACGCCGCGGCCAGTGCCCACGGAGTAGGCCTCATTCTCAGTGCCTGAGGTATCTTCACTGCTGTCCTCTGGGAATGTGCCCCGAGAGAAGGAGGGCTTGCCCCGGCCTTGTTTTGAGGGTGTTGTGCTATGGAAAGACAATTAGAATACAACTCAGaggggaaaatgaaaaattacatGGCTCAGGGGTCCTCTCCTTGTTAAGCACTCAAATCTCGACTTTTGAAAAGCAGAGACTTTATAAAGTTTGTAATTCAACACACTCTTCGGGGTTAGGCTAGTAATCAGACTAATGTCACCAAGTGGAAAACATGCCTGTCTATAAAAGCAATGCCGACAAGAGCTGCCAGatcttctattttaatttattgttctGAAGTACTTGAGATCGATCCTAGGGCTTCACACAAGCTAGACAAGTATTCCAGCAaggagctacatccccagtccttgagacaggatcttgctacatatgtagccatggctggcccagaacttatTCCATAACCTAGTGACCTTGAGCTTGCAGTAATCCTACTTCAacctcccaagtggtggggtTATAGGTATGAgcaaccacacccagctctttctgatttttctttcctgcttttttgagatagggtttctttgaatagccctggctgtcctagagctcactctgtagaccaggctagccttaaactcacagagagagattcccgtgtctctgcctcctgagtgctgggattaaaggtgtgtgccaccaccccccgAAAGgatcctttgattttttttctttttaaagatttatttatttattgtgtatacagtattctgcctacattcaTGCTTGCAGGCTAGAGgaagacaccagatctcattacagagggttgtgagccaccatgtggttgctgggaattgaactcaggacctttagatgagcaggcagtactcttaaccactgacccatctttccGGCACccgatccttttttttttgtttttcgaggcagggtttctatgtggtttttggagcctgtcctggaactagctcttgtagatcaggctggtctcgaactcacagagatccgcctgcctctgcctcccaagtgctgggattaaaggcgtgcgccaccactacccggccgATCCTCTGATTTTTAAAgagaacacagagacagaattttACGTGGATTCCATTTTTTGCTCTTAAGTAAATTTAATCCTATCCCCCACCccagtttttattgattttatctgCACAGGCATTtcgtctacatgtatgtctgtatcatGTGTACGCAATGctaatggaagccagaagatggtatccgatccccctggaactggagttccagtaCACtgtatagatgctgggaattagacaagggtcctctggaagagcagccagtactcttaactgctccAGCCCTGTATTCGGTTATTAGAAACATCTTAGTGACCAAAATAAAGTATGTCTGAAGACCAAATCCTAGCTATAAGGCACAGTTTGCTCTAAAACATCAGCTTAAcctaagacagtgtgttctgttCTGTTAGGGTGACTGATCTATCCGATTTATTTTATAGGGACACTTGGATTTGAACTCCTTCCTTTGGACTGAAATGGCTGCCACCTAGCTTCCATGGGAGAACCTGGAAAGGCATCCTGCAGATTGCCTCCCATCTGCAGGGCTAGTACCTGGTCCGGTCTGAGGCGgcactactgctgctgctgctgctggactcAGAGTCTGAGCTGCTCCGGGGAAGGTTGCAGTCATTACGATACACCAAGAAACTCTTCTTCACTGGCTGGTTCCCACTGCTGAAGCCATTGGCTGGTAAGtcttggaagagggaaggaaCCAACTGGTCAGAAAGATGTAGATCAGAGCCAGCATGGGGGTTAAGGTGGAATGAGTCTGGGTTTTCTTTCTGGGCTGAAAAATTCCTCCAACCTTGGCCAGCAGAGATAGCTCTAAGCAGTTCTACCATAGCAGGCCAAAGCTCTGCACTGACCTTCAACTTCCCTTAGCCTAAAGACACAATGGATTTAAAGGGCAGGAAGTTCCccaaaaaaggagagaagagaaaaggtgaAGTGATAAGGGGAAGAAGGGCTTGGATGGGAACCTGGCAGGGTCAGTTTCACAAATGAAGGATGAGgggatgggattaaaggattCCTAAGGACCCTTCTAGCTGACTTTTATCTAGCTGACTTTTACAGGGAAATGAAGGGAGAGCTCAAAGTATGCTGGGAAGAATGGCAGCTCTGCTCACTGTCTTGGGGCAGGGGCTGGGTGATGATGAGGCTCACCCATTGGGGGGTCTTCTGTGGACTTATCACTGTCGCTGTCTGAGCTTGAACTGGGTCGGGGGCTCCTACCCCGCTTGCGCTGACGCAGGGAGCCCATGATGGGAAGCTGGGGGGGCCCCACAGGACTGCCTCCGTGGCTGGGGGTCATCTGGCTCTCCCGGTTTTTGGGGGGCCGGCCCGGCCTCTTGGGCGGTCCAGCTGTCTTCGGGTTCTTTTTGGAGAACAGAACTGAGGTTCTCCTGCCCACCTCATGTGCGGGGGTTGAGGACATGTTGGGACCCAGGCctggagcagagaaagagagaaagagagttggTGAGGGGCCTGACATGAAAGGAAGGGTAGATGTCCAGGGTAACACCCTGGGAATATAGGATCATTACTATGTCTAGAATTGGGGAGATGATATGGGGATTCAGAACAACTCATACCAACAGCCAGAGAGCAGCTAAGAGGCCCCTGACtgggaaatgaaggagaaagtTCAGCTACTTGTGCAGGAAGAACCTCTGCCTAGGGTACAGCAGGGCTGAGTATATATTGCAAGGCCAAAGTCTGACTTGCTTTGGGGTCCATCTTGCTATGGGGTTCAGACCTTTGCTTGTCTCCTGGCTGCTGCTCTCTTCTGcggcactgtctgtctgtccatccttaTCACAGGCTGCAGGGTGGGGTGTCAGACTGCCCCGGTTGGAGGGGCCATGACGCTCAGGCCCATCCCGGCCAGTTTCCCGCTGGTGAGCAAGTTTCCGTCGCAATGCCGTCATCTCTTTCTTGATCATTTTTGCACGGCGGGAACGGCCCACACTTTGTTTGCTGGCATTGACTTCGTCCAGCCGCTCTAGCAACAACTTTAGCTGCTCTTCTACTGGCAGGTGTTTCTGGTTCTCCAGCAGGACCAGCCGTTCTTCCTCTGCTGCCAGGGAGAGTTGGGGGGAGAAAGGTCAGGCTCAGGGCAGCCCATTGGGCCCCTTGAacctgggcaggcagcaggaaccCACTCTTCCCATTGACTTCTCCCAGGAAGAGCTACAAAATGGCAGCACAAGTATGCAGAATGGTGGCCCAGCTATCCATTCACCCAGTCTTGCTTCTTGGGGGAGCATTCCTGGGGAGAGCCCACTGCTACTCAGCCCAGCTGCTTTCTGCCTGTACTGCCTGTCCCCAGGAAGGGACTTTTGGAGACCTGTCCATTCCTGGCATTGGCCTCTATGCATGCAGATGACTGATCCATCACCCACCATCTTCAGTGTGATGTGGAGCCTCCTCTCCGGCCAAGTTGTGAGGGATATGCATGCCCGTTTCAAAGTCAATGCCCATTTTTTCTGCCTGTCGCCGGGCCTGACGGAGTACAGCGCCACCCTGCTCACGGAGTCGCACCGCTGCCCTGTAGAAGATGGTGTCCTTGGCATTATACTTTAGGCAGTTGCTGACAATGAGGTTGAAGTCCTCCTCAAAATCATCAAAATTCAAGTAGCGATAAGCCTCCAAGTTCTGCTTCATGGTGAAAAAGTCCATGGGCTTTTTGATGTGGTCTAGGTAGTCAGGTACCTGGGAGAGCAGGGTAAGTGTCTAAGTGGAGATCTGATCTTATTTCCCCAAACCCTACTCTTAACAGCCACCCCTGAAATGTATCTAGCAACCTCCTCCCACCACAGTTAAGAGGCAGGCTTGTAGTACAAAGGACGTTCTAGTCCTGAGCTGTGTGACCTTAGTAGTCTGTTAACCTTTCTGGGCCTTATTTTCCTCTCCTGGAAAATGGTGATGAAAATGCACGCAAATCTATTTCCTGGAACCATGGCAGCTttaatagggaaaaaaaaaaggccatgagAATTTGCTAAAAATTGTAGTGTTGTATTCCTGCTGTTGTTCCCGCTCATTATTAGGCTCGTGGTAGGCTGCTGCCTCAGAGAGAAAAGTGAACCTAGGGCTTCAGAGCTGGCTCCTTAGATTCTGAGCCTTTTAAAGTTCCCATTCTAGGGCTGGGCACCCTGAAAATATCTCCCTGCCTTGTGATTATTCATCTGGCAGACTCTGGGAGAGGAGTGCAGATGGCCTCCCATTCTGAGTTCTTGGGTTGTGATGAGGACAGGAGCCCAGGTGATACGTGTAGCTCTAGTTCATCCTGCCCCAGAGCCACCGAACCCTTTATGTCTAGGTTCCCACCTAGTCCCTGGGCCAGACCTGCAGCAGGGGTCCaactgggagaagaagagaaagaagttggAGTGAGGGGAAGGGATTCTTACTTCGTCCAATTCGGTTACCTCAGACAGAGGGACCGGCTCGCTGAAGATGTTGCCTGTGTCCTTCTCTTGGAGCTGCTCCAAGGTTTttcggaggaggatgaggaaaggGGTCAGCTGCATTTCCATGGCAATCTGCTGGATCTTAATCTGGCACACAAAAAGGCTGGATCAGTCAGGCCCTGGCCAGTTCCTCAGCAGAGGAGATGGTCCCTGCTGGCTTAGAAACATGTTTTTCTCATCCAGGCCCTAAGAAAGACAGCTGTCTCTATCTACTTTGGTCCCCCTTCCTTGAACTCCTGGCCTGAGCTCCCTGGATCAGAGGTTAGGATTCTGTGCAATCTCCTTTGATACTCAGCTTCCCACAGGCCTAAAAGCACATAGTGCTGGGATACTCAATGCCAGTATGGGCTTTGGTGCTTCCCAGCCAGGGACATacactctccctcctccagagCTGTGTTCTGCTTTGAGAACCAGGACTGGCCCAGGAGCACTCACCGTCTCCCTTTTGAGTTTCTCTCGCTTGCGGATCAACTCCACCAGCAGCCGAGCTCGCTCCAGGTCATGCCGCAGCCGCTGCCAAGACTTGAGCTGTTCTTTGAGGGCCCAGTTCTTATCTTCAGAATCTCTCTGTGGAGGTAAAGGGACATAAGATGGTGAGAGCCAGAGGAGAGTCTAGCAAGAAACCTAGGCCAAGAGCAGGGCAAGTCCAAGGAGAAAGCCCAGTAATTTATCAATAGCACCTCCATCTATGTGTTACCAAGGTCTAGCACCAAAATAATTCTCAGCATATTTGTTGAGTTAATGAACACACAGGAATGATGCCTTTCCACCAACCTGGTAATATATAGATCTCATGCTGAGCCTGCTTTAGGGGTTAATATAAAGGTGGAAAAATCTTAAGCTCTTTGATGCTAGAGGCTATCACTACAAATTTTGGTCCTTGTCCTTTTGGTACTAGTTTTCACAGCCCACAGGGATTTGGACACGGTACCCCGACTTGATCACAGTTCCTCTGAGACTGAAGGTGTGTCTGCAGACGCCGAAGTAGTGGGACCCCATTCCGTGACTGTCGTTTCAGAGTCCAGTAGCTGTGTAGCctctgcatgaactggctcttccTCTGGATGGTCAGGCGGTTGGTGATCTTACTGAGTCTGGAAACCACggaacaaagaaaaaacctgCTACGTCTTGACTGCTAGTAAGAGCTCCTGAATGAGGACAAGTGGGGGTCCATGACACTCATCAAAAAGGTCTGGAAAGCCAGGTACAGaactcacacttgtaatctcagcctcgggaggtggaggcaaaaggatcCAAAAGCTCAAGGTAATCTTTGGCTCTATAtggagttcaagcccagcctactaaaagagattctatctcaaaaagaaaagaaggaagaagaggaggagaaggagcagtTTGGAATTCGGGGCTTACGGCATAATCACCAGTGCCTTGAGTGGCACAACACAGCAGAGAGGAAACCAAGCTCTCAGCACTAGGTAGAACAACATCAGTCTGCCTTTCTAAGTCTGCTCAGCCACGGCAGCCCAAGGCACAGTTAGACTCTGATCTCGGGGGCTGAGCCTGTGGAGAAGATAACGTATCTCATCACTTGTTGGCCTTTTGCTAAGATCAAGTGAAGATAAATTACAAGGATAGAAACCTATGGTGAAGTCAACCAGACAACACAAGACAGCTAAAATCAATTGACAATCATTGCCTGACTGAGCAGCACTCCACAGGGCATAGTCTACAGTAGGGGAAGGTGGCCCTTAAGAACATGGAGGACACTGCAGCATCTCTGGTACATGATCAAGTTGCTTATGCCATGCACTTTTTTTCctgtactggggactgaacccagatctCTATGGATACTAAGCATATCAAGCATATCTgacaactgagctgcatcccagtcCCTTCACAACTTTCTGAGCCTTCTCCTCTccactttttattgattctttcatGGGAACATCatttttccatccttttttttttaatttatttacgtttttaaagatttatgtatacagtgttctgcctgcacaccagaagaggacacgacctatcattacagatggttgtgagccaccatttggttgatgggaattgaactcaagacctctggcagagcagcgagtgctcttaaccactgagccatctctccagcaccagctGTTTCATCTTAACAAACCACACCATCAAAAAGAGGGGCACAcgcttaatcccagtacttgggagacagaggcaggtggatc belongs to Microtus pennsylvanicus isolate mMicPen1 chromosome 8, mMicPen1.hap1, whole genome shotgun sequence and includes:
- the Brpf1 gene encoding peregrin isoform X4; its protein translation is MGVDFDVKTFCHNLRATKPPYECPVETCRKVYKSYSGIEYHLYHYDHDSPPPPQQTPLRKHKKKGRQSRPANKQSPSPSEVSQSPGREVMSYAQAQRMVEVDLHGRVHRISIFDNLDVVSEDEEAPEEAPENSSNKENTETPTATPKSGKHKNKEKRKDSNHHHHSAPASAAPKLPEVVYRELEQDTPDAPPRPTSYYRYIEKSAEELDEEVEYDMDEEDYIWLDIMNERRKTEGVSPIPQEIFEYLMDRLEKESYFESHNKGDPNALVDEDAVCCICNDGECQNSNVILFCDMCNLAVHQECYGVPYIPEGQWLCRRCLQSPSRAVDCALCPNKGGAFKQTDDGRWAHVVCALWIPEVCFANTVFLEPIDSIEHIPPARWKLTCYICKQRGSGACIQCHKANCYTAFHVTCAQQAGLYMKMEPVRETGANGTSFSVRKTAYCDIHTPPGSARRLPALSHSEGEEEEDEEEDEGKSWSSEKVKKAKAKSRIKMKKARKILAEKRAAAPVVSVPCIPPHRLSKITNRLTIQRKSQFMQRLHSYWTLKRQSRNGVPLLRRLQTHLQSQRNCDQVGRDSEDKNWALKEQLKSWQRLRHDLERARLLVELIRKREKLKRETIKIQQIAMEMQLTPFLILLRKTLEQLQEKDTGNIFSEPVPLSEVPDYLDHIKKPMDFFTMKQNLEAYRYLNFDDFEEDFNLIVSNCLKYNAKDTIFYRAAVRLREQGGAVLRQARRQAEKMGIDFETGMHIPHNLAGEEAPHHTEDAEEERLVLLENQKHLPVEEQLKLLLERLDEVNASKQSVGRSRRAKMIKKEMTALRRKLAHQRETGRDGPERHGPSNRGSLTPHPAACDKDGQTDSAAEESSSQETSKGLGPNMSSTPAHEVGRRTSVLFSKKNPKTAGPPKRPGRPPKNRESQMTPSHGGSPVGPPQLPIMGSLRQRKRGRSPRPSSSSDSDSDKSTEDPPMDLPANGFSSGNQPVKKSFLVYRNDCNLPRSSSDSESSSSSSSSAASDRTSTTPSKQGRGKPSFSRGTFPEDSSEDTSGTENEAYSVGTGRGVGHSMVRKSLGRGAGWLSEDEDSPLDALDLVWAKCRGYPSYPALIIDPKMPREGMFHHGVPIPVPPLEVLKLGEQMTQEAREHLYLVLFFDNKRTWQWLPRTKLVPLGVNQDLDKEKMLEGRKSNIRKSVQIAYHRALQHRSKVQGEQSSETSDSD
- the Brpf1 gene encoding peregrin isoform X1; the encoded protein is MGVDFDVKTFCHNLRATKPPYECPVETCRKVYKSYSGIEYHLYHYDHDSPPPPQQTPLRKHKKKGRQSRPANKQSPSPSEVSQSPGREVMSYAQAQRMVEVDLHGRVHRISIFDNLDVVSEDEEAPEEAPENSSNKENTETPTATPKSGKHKNKEKRKDSNHHHHSAPASAAPKLPEVVYRELEQDTPDAPPRPTSYYRYIEKSAEELDEEVEYDMDEEDYIWLDIMNERRKTEGVSPIPQEIFEYLMDRLEKESYFESHNKGDPNALVDEDAVCCICNDGECQNSNVILFCDMCNLAVHQECYGVPYIPEGQWLCRRCLQSPSRAVDCALCPNKGGAFKQTDDGRWAHVVCALWIPEVCFANTVFLEPIDSIEHIPPARWKLTCYICKQRGSGACIQCHKANCYTAFHVTCAQQAGLYMKMEPVRETGANGTSFSVRKTAYCDIHTPPGSARRLPALSHSEGEEEEDEEEDEGKSWSSEKVKKAKAKSRIKMKKARKILAEKRAAAPVVSVPCIPPHRLSKITNRLTIQRKSQFMQRLHSYWTLKRQSRNGVPLLRRLQTHLQSQRNCDQVGRDSEDKNWALKEQLKSWQRLRHDLERARLLVELIRKREKLKRETIKIQQIAMEMQLTPFLILLRKTLEQLQEKDTGNIFSEPVPLSEVPDYLDHIKKPMDFFTMKQNLEAYRYLNFDDFEEDFNLIVSNCLKYNAKDTIFYRAAVRLREQGGAVLRQARRQAEKMGIDFETGMHIPHNLAGEEAPHHTEDAEEERLVLLENQKHLPVEEQLKLLLERLDEVNASKQSVGRSRRAKMIKKEMTALRRKLAHQRETGRDGPERHGPSNRGSLTPHPAACDKDGQTDSAAEESSSQETSKGLGPNMSSTPAHEVGRRTSVLFSKKNPKTAGPPKRPGRPPKNRESQMTPSHGGSPVGPPQLPIMGSLRQRKRGRSPRPSSSSDSDSDKSTEDPPMDLPANGFSSGNQPVKKSFLVYRNDCNLPRSSSDSESSSSSSSSAASDRTSTTPSKQGRGKPSFSRGTFPEDSSEDTSGTENEAYSVGTGRGVGHSSKYPHPKSGVLGTQFQGLASPPAADPPPLSHSCEVVRKSLGRGAGWLSEDEDSPLDALDLVWAKCRGYPSYPALIIDPKMPREGMFHHGVPIPVPPLEVLKLGEQMTQEAREHLYLVLFFDNKRTWQWLPRTKLVPLGVNQDLDKEKMLEGRKSNIRKSVQIAYHRALQHRSKVQGEQSSETSDSD